The following are encoded in a window of Gimesia chilikensis genomic DNA:
- a CDS encoding ROK family protein, which yields MSTDSVQPKSGYWAGFDLGGTKMLAKIFDSQYKTLGKKRRKTKGHAGVELGLERMAQTIHQALEEAGLTPAELAGIGVGCPGPLDLEQGIIFEAPNLGWYNAPVKQVLEKEFGCPVILCNDVDAGVYGEYRFGAARGASSTLGIFPGTGIGGGAVYRGQLIQGSKSSCMEIGHIKVLPEGPECGCGQHGCLEALASRLAISAAAAQAAYRGDAPKLRSLAGTDLSDIRSGILASSIKGGDESVRKIILRAAEYIGIAAGNMVHTLSPEVIVLGGGLVEAMPDLFVEAVSEATRHNVMPTFKDSFKVVAAQLGDDSSVMGVAAWAQKVIQEQSSSRIKTQV from the coding sequence ATGTCTACTGATTCAGTTCAACCAAAGAGCGGCTACTGGGCAGGTTTCGATCTGGGGGGCACGAAGATGCTCGCCAAGATCTTTGATTCACAATATAAAACCCTGGGAAAGAAACGCCGAAAAACCAAGGGGCACGCAGGAGTAGAGCTCGGTCTGGAGCGGATGGCTCAGACAATTCATCAGGCACTGGAAGAAGCAGGACTCACACCTGCCGAACTGGCGGGGATCGGCGTGGGTTGTCCGGGACCGCTGGATCTTGAGCAGGGCATCATCTTCGAGGCCCCCAATCTCGGCTGGTACAATGCCCCGGTTAAGCAGGTACTGGAGAAAGAGTTTGGTTGCCCGGTAATCCTCTGTAATGATGTCGATGCGGGCGTCTATGGCGAATATCGATTCGGCGCTGCCCGAGGAGCGAGTTCGACGCTGGGCATCTTCCCGGGAACGGGGATCGGCGGAGGAGCCGTCTATCGCGGTCAGTTGATTCAGGGCAGTAAGAGTTCCTGCATGGAAATCGGACATATCAAAGTCCTTCCGGAAGGTCCCGAGTGCGGATGTGGACAGCATGGGTGCCTGGAGGCCCTGGCCAGTCGACTGGCGATCTCTGCCGCTGCAGCTCAGGCTGCTTACCGGGGTGATGCTCCCAAGCTCCGCTCGCTGGCAGGCACAGACCTGTCTGATATCCGCAGCGGTATTCTCGCTTCCTCGATTAAAGGGGGCGATGAAAGTGTACGAAAAATTATTCTGCGGGCTGCTGAGTACATCGGAATTGCAGCAGGTAACATGGTCCACACCCTTTCCCCCGAAGTCATCGTACTGGGAGGGGGACTTGTGGAAGCGATGCCCGACCTGTTCGTCGAAGCGGTCTCGGAAGCCACGCGGCACAATGTCATGCCGACATTCAAAGATTCATTTAAAGTCGTCGCTGCCCAGCTGGGAGATGATTCCAGCGTCATGGGTGTAGCCGCCTGGGCTCAGAAAGTCATTCAGGAACAGTCATCCTCGAGAATTAAAACACAGGTATGA